Genomic window (Blastocatellia bacterium):
CAAGAGCGCGTGCGCGTTTTCCTCGACACCTATGCGAAGACGCGGGGGATCACCATCGTTCTCGAAGTAGCCAATCTGGCGCAGGCGGGCGGACTGGCTTACGTTGATCCGGCCACCGACATCACCCGGGACTTCATCGCCGAGTACAACAAAGCCAATCCGGTGACGACCCCGCCGGCCGCGTCCGGTTCGACTCAGGGAGCGACCACCTCTCAACCCAAGACTAATCCCCCGGCGAAAAAACCCTAGTGCGGAAACAGTGCGGGTCTTTTGAGGGGAAGGAGATCGGTCGCCTGTGCGTTGAACGGAGGTGAACCTCAGAAGGCGAGGGAGTCAGCACGGTGGAGACCATCTTTGACATCGTTCGCATCCAGCAGTTCCTGCCCCATCGCTATCCGTTTCTGCTCGTTGATCGCATCATCGAGTTCGAGCCGAAAAAACGCATCGTCGGCATCAAGAACGTGACGATCAACGAGCCGTTCTTCCAGGGTCACTTCCCCGGAGCCCCGGTGATGCCGGGCGTGCTCGTCATCGAAGCGATGGCGCAAACGGCGGGCGTACTCATGTATCATGAGGTGAGCGATGCCTCGAACAAACTCGTCTTCTTCACGGGAATTGACAATGCCCGATTCCGTCGTCCGGTCATCCCCGGGGATACGCTGCGGATGGAGCTGACGGTTTTGAAGCTGCGGTCGCGCTACATTCGGCTGCGCGGGGAAGCCTATGTGGAGGATCAGCTCGTGGCGGAAGCCGAGATCTCCTCTTCGCTCGTGGATGTGAGCGCCGTGAGGAAAAATGCAGCGGCGTTGCAGGCGGCTCCGCTTGACCCGGAGCCCTGACGGGCCGATCGGCCCACACTCATTGGTTGGCCGAGAGGGGCTCAGGAACTATGACAGCCGTTATTCATCCCACGGCTCTGGTCAGCCGTCGAGCCGAACTGGGCAACGACGTGGTCGTCGGTCCCTATTCGATCATCGGCGATGACGTCATTGTGCATGATGGCGTGCGCATCGCCTCCCACTGTGTGATCGAGGGCCCCACGGAAAT
Coding sequences:
- the fabZ gene encoding 3-hydroxyacyl-ACP dehydratase FabZ; the encoded protein is METIFDIVRIQQFLPHRYPFLLVDRIIEFEPKKRIVGIKNVTINEPFFQGHFPGAPVMPGVLVIEAMAQTAGVLMYHEVSDASNKLVFFTGIDNARFRRPVIPGDTLRMELTVLKLRSRYIRLRGEAYVEDQLVAEAEISSSLVDVSAVRKNAAALQAAPLDPEP